A window from Engraulis encrasicolus isolate BLACKSEA-1 chromosome 11, IST_EnEncr_1.0, whole genome shotgun sequence encodes these proteins:
- the eri1 gene encoding 3'-5' exoribonuclease 1 has product MLTQTGRAKNVRPNSSRNIDVAPAKGSESVSLLHSKMEEQKENILGQDENKKPADDPAYVKAACPAQSGIMAPVTTEPASQGEFSDPVYKEIAMANGHINRMSREELRLKLSELKLDTRGVKDVLKKRLKSYYKRQKLTVSPGEAEKSRQFYDFICVVDFEATCEESNPQDFEHEIIEFPIVLIDTHKMEIVDSFQAYVQPQLNPRLSDFCIQLTGITQKMVDDADPFPTVIRRVVNWMQERELGTKHRYTLLTDGSWDMSKFLNIQCRLSGLRYPPFARKWINIRKSYGNFYKVPRVNTKLSSMLEKLGLQYEGRPHCGLDDSRNIARIALRMLADGCQLRPNEQLFEGQLLGVTGSTPLEGAPPPNNPKGRHH; this is encoded by the exons ATGTTAACACAGACGGGGCGCGCGAAAAACGTGAGACCCAACAGCTCGAGGAACATTGACGTTGCTCCTGCCAAAGGGTCTGAGAGCGTTTCTTTACTGCACTCAAAAATGGAAGAGCAAAAAGAGAACATTCTTGGACAGGACGAAAATAAGAAGCCAGCCGACGACCCCGCATAT gtCAAAGCTGCATGCCCTGCCCAGAGCGGCATCATGGCACCTGTGACCACCGAGCCGGCTTCTCAAGGCGAGTTCAGCGACCCTGTGTACAAAGAGATTGCTATGGCCAATGGACACATCAACCGCATGAGTCGGGAAGAGCTGCGCCTCAAGCTATCCGAGCTGAAGCTGGACACAAG GGGTGTGAAAGACGTGCTGAAGAAGCGTCTGAAGAGCTACTACAAGAGGCAGAAGCTGACCGTGTCACCTGGCGAGGCGGAGAAGAGCCGCCAGTTCTATGACTTCATCTGCGTGGTGGACTTTGAGGCCACCTGCGAGGAGAGCAACCCTCAGGACTTTGAGCACGAGATCATAGAGTTCCCCATCGTGCTCATCGACACGCACAAAATGGAGATT GTTGACAGTTTCCAGGCGTACGTGCAGCCACAGTTAAACCCCAGGCTGTCAGATTTCTGCATACAGCTAACAGGAATCACACAG AAAATGGTAGACGATGCAGATCCCTTCCCCACTGTTATAAGGCGAGTGGTGAACTGGATGCAGGAGCGAGAGCTGGGAACAAAGCACAGATACACACTACTGACAGATGG GTCTTGGGACATGAGCAAGTTCCTCAATATTCAGTGTCGACTCAGCGGCCTCAGATATCCACCTTTTGCCAGAAAATGGATCAATATCAGAAAATCTTATGGAAACTTTTATAAG GTGCCGCGCGTGAACACCAAGCTGAGCAGCATGCTGGAGAAGCTGGGTCTGCAATACGAGGGCCGGCCCCACTGCGGCCTGGACGACTCGCGCAACATCGCCCGCATCGCCCTGCGCATGCTCGCGGACGGCTGCCAGCTGCGCCCCAACGAACAGCTGTTCGAGGGACAGCTACTAGGCGTGACCGGCTCCACACCTTTGGAAGGAGCGCCGCCCCCAAACAACCCCAAGGGCAGACACCACTAG